From one Suricata suricatta isolate VVHF042 chromosome 8, meerkat_22Aug2017_6uvM2_HiC, whole genome shotgun sequence genomic stretch:
- the ATP13A2 gene encoding cation-transporting ATPase 13A2 isoform X4, which yields MSADSSPLVGSTPAGYGTLTLETSADPLSSSVSSVRLSGYCGSPWRVIGYHVVVWMMAGIPLLLFRWKPAWGVRLRLRPCNLACAETLVIEIRDKEDNSWQLYTVQVQTEAISEGSAELPAQVQVEDGRSQAAVGAEPEGAWKDTAQFCRKEEAQRMLRYYLFRGQRYVWIESQQAFCQVSLLDRGRSCKDVHRSCSGLSLQDQAVRKTIYGPNVISVPVKSYPQLLVDEALNPYYGFQAFSVGLWLADRYYSYALCILFISTASICLSLYKTRKQSQTLRDMVQLSARVCVCRPGGEEEWVDSSELVPGDCLVLPQEGGLVPCDAALVAGECMVNESSLTGESVPVLKTALPEGPEPYCSDTHRRHTLFCGTLVLQARAFVGPHVLAVVTRTGFCTAKGGLVSSILHPRPINFKFYKHSMKFVAALSVLALLGTVYSIFILHRNRVPLNEIVIRALDLVTVVVPPALPAAMTVCTLYAQSRLRSQGIFCIHPLRINLGGKLQLVCFDKTGTLTEDGLDVMGVVPLKGQAFLPLVPEPRRLPAGPLLRALATCHALTRLQDTPVGDPMDLKMVESTGWVLEEGPAADSAFRAQVLAVMKPPLQEPQLQGPEEPLGPVSILRRFPFSSALQRMDVVVAWPGAAQPEAYVKGSPELVASLCSPETVPTDFAQMLQSYTAAGYRVVALASKPLPIAPTLEAIQQLTRDAVEQDLSLLGLLVMKNLLKPQTTPVIQALRRTRIRTVMVTGDNLQTAVTVAQGCGMVGPRERLVIVHATPPERGRPASLELLPQESSTAANGAKVLVQGTVFARMAPEQKTELVCELQKLQYCVGMCGDGANDCGALKAADVGISLSQAEASVVSPFTSSMASIECVPMVIREGRCSLDTSFSVFKYMALYSLTQFISVLILYTLNTNLGDVQFLVIDLVITTTVAVLMSRTGPAPVLGQVRPPGALLSVPVLGSLLLQVALVAGVQLGGYFLTVAQPWFVPLNQTVPAPDNLPNYENTVVFSLSSFQYLILAAAVSKGPPFRRPLYTNVPFLVALALLGSVLVGLLLVPGLLQGPLALRNVADTCFKLLLLGLVACNFVGAFMLESVLDQCLPACLRRFRPKKASKKRFKQLERELAEQPWPPPAGPVR from the exons ATGAGCGCAG ACAGCAGCCCCCTCGTGGGCAGCACGCCCGCCGGCTATGGGACCCTGACGCTAGAGACGTCTGCAGATCCCCTCAGCTCCTCAGTTTCATCCGTG AGGCTCAGCGGCTACTGTGGCAGTCCATGGAGGGTCATAGGCTATCACGTCGTGGTCTGGATGATGGCGGGGATCCCTTTGCTGCTGTTCCGGTGGAAGCCGGCGTGGGGGGTGCGGCTGCGGCTGCGGCCCTGCAACCTGGCCTGCGCCGAAACACTCGTCATCGAAATAAGAGACAAAGAG GATAATTCGTGGCAGCTGTACACTGTGCAGGTGCAGACTGAGGCCATCAGTGAGGGCAG CGCGGAGCTGCCCGCCCAGGTCCAGGTGGAGGACGGCCGGAGCCAGGCGGCTGTGGGGGCCGAACCGGAGGGTGCGTGGAAGGACACCGCCCAGTTCtgcaggaaggaagaggca CAGCGGATGCTGCGATATTACCTCTTCCGGGGCCAGCGCTACGTCTGGATTGAGAGCCAGCAAGCCTTCTGCCAAGTCAG CCTGCTAGACCGCGGCCGCAGCTGCAAGGACGTCCACCGCTCCTGCTCTGGCCTCAGCCTCCAGGACCAAGCCGTGAG GAAGACCATCTATGGCCCCAACGTGATCAGCGTGCCAGTCAAGTCCTATCCCCAGCTGCTGGTGGACGAG gcacTGAACCCCTACTATGGGTTCCAGGCCTTCAGCGTCGGGCTGTGGCTGGCCGACCGCTACTACTCCTACGCCTTGTGCATTTTGTTCATCTCCACCGCCTCCATCTGCCTGTCGCTCTACAAGACCAGAAAG CAAAGCCAGACTCTGAGGGACATGGTGCAGCTGTCCGCACGGGTGTGTGTGTGCCGGCCTGGGGGAG AGGAGGAATGGGTGGACTCCAGCGAGCTGGTGCCAGGAGACTGCCTGGTGCTACCCCAGGAAGGCGGCCTGGTGCCCTGTGATGCTGCCCTGGTGGCTGGAGAGTGCATGGTCAACGAGAGCTCTCTGACAG GGGAGAGCGTTCCAGTGCTAAAGACGGCCCTGCCAGAGGGGCCCGAGCCCTACTGCTCCGATACTCACCGGCGGCACACACTCTTCTGTGGGACCCTCGTCCTGCAAGCCCGGGCCTTCGTTGGACCCCACGTGCTGGCAGTGGTGACTCGAACAG GGTTCTGCACAGCCAAAGGGGGCCTGGTGAGCTCCATCTTGCATCCCCGGCCCATCAACTTCAAGTTCTACAAGCACAGCATGAAGTTCGTGGCCGCCCTCTCTGTCCTGG ctctcctcGGCACCGTCTACAGCATCTTCATCCTCCACCGCAACCGG gtgcccctgaatgagATCGTGATCCGCGCCCTGGACCTGGTGACGGTCGTGGTGCCCCCCGCCCTGCCGGCCGCCATGACCGTGTGCACGCTGTATGCGCAGAGCCGGCTCCGGAGTCAGGGCATCTTCTGCATCCACCCGCTGCGCATCAACCTGGGGGGCAAGCTCCAGCTGGTGTGCTTCGACAAG ACGGGCACCCTCACGGAGGACGGCTTGGATGTGATGGGTGTGGTGCCCCTCAAAGGGCAGGCGTTCCTGCCTCTGGTCCCAGAGCCCCGCCGCCTGCCTGCGGGGCCCCTGCTTCGAGCGCTGGCCACCTGCCATGCCCTCACCCGTCTCCAGGACACCCCCGTGGGCGACCCCATGGACCTCAAGATGGTGGAATCCACTGGCTGG GTCCTGGAGGAGGGGCCGGCAGCGGACTCGGCATTCAGGGCCCAGGTCCTGGCGGTGATGAAACCCCCACTTCAGGAGCCCCAGCTGCAGGGCCCG GAGGAGCCCCTGGGACCCGTCAGCATCCTCAGGCGCTTCCCGTTCTCGTCAGCCCTGCAGCGCATGGACGTGGTAGTGGCGTGGCCAGGGGCCGCGCAGCCGGAGGCCTATGTCAAGGGCTCCCCTGAGCTGGTGGCCAGCCTCTGCAGCCCCGAGACAG TGCCCACCGACTTCGCCCAGATGCTGCAGAGCTATACAGCCGCCGGCTACCGCGTCGTGGCCCTCGCCAGCAAGCCGCTGCCCATTGCGCCCACCCTGGAGGCCATTCAGCAACTGACCAG GGACGCCGTGGAGCAGGACCTGagcctcctggggctgctggtCATGAAGAACCTGTTGAAGCCACAGACCACGCCGGTCATCCAGGCTCTACGGAGGACGCGAATCCGCACCGTCATGGTGACAG GGGACAACCTGCAGACGGCTGTCACCGTGGCCCAGGGCTGCGGCATGGTGGGTCCCCGGGAGCGTCTGGTCATTGTCCACGCCACCCCCCCTGAGCGAGGCCGGCCTGCCTCCCTCGAGCTCCTGCCACAGGAATCCTCCACGGCTGCGAACGGGGCTAAG GTCCTGGTCCAGGGCACCGTCTTTGCCCGCATGGCTCCTGAGCAGAAGACAGAGCTGGTTTGTGAGCTCCAGAAGCTTCA GTACTGCGTGGGCATGTGCGGGGACGGCGCCAATGACTGCGGGGCCCTGAAGGCGGCGGACGTGGGCATCTCGCTCTCCCAGGCCGAGGCCTCCGTGGTCTCGCCCTTCACCTCGAGCATGGCCAGCATTGAGTGTGTGCCCATGGTCATCAG GGAAGGCCGGTGTTCCCTCGACACATCGTTCAGCGTCTTCAAGTACATGGCTCTGTACAGCCTGACCCAGTTCATCTCTGTCCTGATCCTGTACACG CTCAACACCAACCTGGGCGACGTGCAATTCCTGGTCATCGACCTGGTCATCACCACCACGGTGGCAGTGCTCATGAGCCGCACGGGGCCGGCGCCAGTGCTGGGGCAGGTGCGGCCGCCGGGGGCCCTGCTCAGTGTGCCCGTGCTCGGCAGCCTGCTGCTGCAGGTGGCCCTGGTGGCCGGCGTGCAGCTGGGGGGCTACTTCCTGACCGTGGCCCAGCCCTG GTTTGTGCCTCTGAACCAGACCGTGCCCGCGCCAGACAACCTGCCCAACTACGAGAACACGGTGGTCTTCTCGCTGTCCAGCTTCCAGTACCTCATCCTGGCCGCTGCTGTGTCCAAGGGGCCGCCCTTCCGCCGGCCCCTCTACACCAACG TGCCCTTCCTGGTGGCCCTGGCGCTCCTGGGCTCCGTCCTAGTGGGCCTGCTCCTGGTCCCGGGGCTCCTGCAAGGCCCGCTGGCACTGAGGAACGTCGCCGACACCTGCTtcaagctgctgctgctgggcctgGTGGCCTGCAACTTCGTGGGGGCCTTCATGCTAGAG AGCGTGCTGGACCAGTGCCTCCCCGCCTGCCTGCGGCGGTTCCGGCCCAAAAAGGCCTCGAAGAAGCGTTTCAAGCAGCTGGAGCGGGAGCTGGCCGAGCAGCCCTGGCCGCCGCCCGCTGGGCCCGTGAGGTAG
- the ATP13A2 gene encoding cation-transporting ATPase 13A2 isoform X1 — protein MSADSSPLVGSTPAGYGTLTLETSADPLSSSVSSVRLSGYCGSPWRVIGYHVVVWMMAGIPLLLFRWKPAWGVRLRLRPCNLACAETLVIEIRDKEDNSWQLYTVQVQTEAISEGSAELPAQVQVEDGRSQAAVGAEPEGAWKDTAQFCRKEEAQRMLRYYLFRGQRYVWIESQQAFCQVSLLDRGRSCKDVHRSCSGLSLQDQAVRKTIYGPNVISVPVKSYPQLLVDEALNPYYGFQAFSVGLWLADRYYSYALCILFISTASICLSLYKTRKQSQTLRDMVQLSARVCVCRPGGEEEWVDSSELVPGDCLVLPQEGGLVPCDAALVAGECMVNESSLTGESVPVLKTALPEGPEPYCSDTHRRHTLFCGTLVLQARAFVGPHVLAVVTRTGFCTAKGGLVSSILHPRPINFKFYKHSMKFVAALSVLALLGTVYSIFILHRNRVPLNEIVIRALDLVTVVVPPALPAAMTVCTLYAQSRLRSQGIFCIHPLRINLGGKLQLVCFDKTGTLTEDGLDVMGVVPLKGQAFLPLVPEPRRLPAGPLLRALATCHALTRLQDTPVGDPMDLKMVESTGWVLEEGPAADSAFRAQVLAVMKPPLQEPQLQGPEEPLGPVSILRRFPFSSALQRMDVVVAWPGAAQPEAYVKGSPELVASLCSPETVPTDFAQMLQSYTAAGYRVVALASKPLPIAPTLEAIQQLTRDAVEQDLSLLGLLVMKNLLKPQTTPVIQALRRTRIRTVMVTGDNLQTAVTVAQGCGMVGPRERLVIVHATPPERGRPASLELLPQESSTAANGAKDPDQAASYSVEPDPRSSHLALSGSTFGVLMKHFPKLLPKVLVQGTVFARMAPEQKTELVCELQKLQYCVGMCGDGANDCGALKAADVGISLSQAEASVVSPFTSSMASIECVPMVIREGRCSLDTSFSVFKYMALYSLTQFISVLILYTLNTNLGDVQFLVIDLVITTTVAVLMSRTGPAPVLGQVRPPGALLSVPVLGSLLLQVALVAGVQLGGYFLTVAQPWFVPLNQTVPAPDNLPNYENTVVFSLSSFQYLILAAAVSKGPPFRRPLYTNVPFLVALALLGSVLVGLLLVPGLLQGPLALRNVADTCFKLLLLGLVACNFVGAFMLESVLDQCLPACLRRFRPKKASKKRFKQLERELAEQPWPPPAGPVR, from the exons ATGAGCGCAG ACAGCAGCCCCCTCGTGGGCAGCACGCCCGCCGGCTATGGGACCCTGACGCTAGAGACGTCTGCAGATCCCCTCAGCTCCTCAGTTTCATCCGTG AGGCTCAGCGGCTACTGTGGCAGTCCATGGAGGGTCATAGGCTATCACGTCGTGGTCTGGATGATGGCGGGGATCCCTTTGCTGCTGTTCCGGTGGAAGCCGGCGTGGGGGGTGCGGCTGCGGCTGCGGCCCTGCAACCTGGCCTGCGCCGAAACACTCGTCATCGAAATAAGAGACAAAGAG GATAATTCGTGGCAGCTGTACACTGTGCAGGTGCAGACTGAGGCCATCAGTGAGGGCAG CGCGGAGCTGCCCGCCCAGGTCCAGGTGGAGGACGGCCGGAGCCAGGCGGCTGTGGGGGCCGAACCGGAGGGTGCGTGGAAGGACACCGCCCAGTTCtgcaggaaggaagaggca CAGCGGATGCTGCGATATTACCTCTTCCGGGGCCAGCGCTACGTCTGGATTGAGAGCCAGCAAGCCTTCTGCCAAGTCAG CCTGCTAGACCGCGGCCGCAGCTGCAAGGACGTCCACCGCTCCTGCTCTGGCCTCAGCCTCCAGGACCAAGCCGTGAG GAAGACCATCTATGGCCCCAACGTGATCAGCGTGCCAGTCAAGTCCTATCCCCAGCTGCTGGTGGACGAG gcacTGAACCCCTACTATGGGTTCCAGGCCTTCAGCGTCGGGCTGTGGCTGGCCGACCGCTACTACTCCTACGCCTTGTGCATTTTGTTCATCTCCACCGCCTCCATCTGCCTGTCGCTCTACAAGACCAGAAAG CAAAGCCAGACTCTGAGGGACATGGTGCAGCTGTCCGCACGGGTGTGTGTGTGCCGGCCTGGGGGAG AGGAGGAATGGGTGGACTCCAGCGAGCTGGTGCCAGGAGACTGCCTGGTGCTACCCCAGGAAGGCGGCCTGGTGCCCTGTGATGCTGCCCTGGTGGCTGGAGAGTGCATGGTCAACGAGAGCTCTCTGACAG GGGAGAGCGTTCCAGTGCTAAAGACGGCCCTGCCAGAGGGGCCCGAGCCCTACTGCTCCGATACTCACCGGCGGCACACACTCTTCTGTGGGACCCTCGTCCTGCAAGCCCGGGCCTTCGTTGGACCCCACGTGCTGGCAGTGGTGACTCGAACAG GGTTCTGCACAGCCAAAGGGGGCCTGGTGAGCTCCATCTTGCATCCCCGGCCCATCAACTTCAAGTTCTACAAGCACAGCATGAAGTTCGTGGCCGCCCTCTCTGTCCTGG ctctcctcGGCACCGTCTACAGCATCTTCATCCTCCACCGCAACCGG gtgcccctgaatgagATCGTGATCCGCGCCCTGGACCTGGTGACGGTCGTGGTGCCCCCCGCCCTGCCGGCCGCCATGACCGTGTGCACGCTGTATGCGCAGAGCCGGCTCCGGAGTCAGGGCATCTTCTGCATCCACCCGCTGCGCATCAACCTGGGGGGCAAGCTCCAGCTGGTGTGCTTCGACAAG ACGGGCACCCTCACGGAGGACGGCTTGGATGTGATGGGTGTGGTGCCCCTCAAAGGGCAGGCGTTCCTGCCTCTGGTCCCAGAGCCCCGCCGCCTGCCTGCGGGGCCCCTGCTTCGAGCGCTGGCCACCTGCCATGCCCTCACCCGTCTCCAGGACACCCCCGTGGGCGACCCCATGGACCTCAAGATGGTGGAATCCACTGGCTGG GTCCTGGAGGAGGGGCCGGCAGCGGACTCGGCATTCAGGGCCCAGGTCCTGGCGGTGATGAAACCCCCACTTCAGGAGCCCCAGCTGCAGGGCCCG GAGGAGCCCCTGGGACCCGTCAGCATCCTCAGGCGCTTCCCGTTCTCGTCAGCCCTGCAGCGCATGGACGTGGTAGTGGCGTGGCCAGGGGCCGCGCAGCCGGAGGCCTATGTCAAGGGCTCCCCTGAGCTGGTGGCCAGCCTCTGCAGCCCCGAGACAG TGCCCACCGACTTCGCCCAGATGCTGCAGAGCTATACAGCCGCCGGCTACCGCGTCGTGGCCCTCGCCAGCAAGCCGCTGCCCATTGCGCCCACCCTGGAGGCCATTCAGCAACTGACCAG GGACGCCGTGGAGCAGGACCTGagcctcctggggctgctggtCATGAAGAACCTGTTGAAGCCACAGACCACGCCGGTCATCCAGGCTCTACGGAGGACGCGAATCCGCACCGTCATGGTGACAG GGGACAACCTGCAGACGGCTGTCACCGTGGCCCAGGGCTGCGGCATGGTGGGTCCCCGGGAGCGTCTGGTCATTGTCCACGCCACCCCCCCTGAGCGAGGCCGGCCTGCCTCCCTCGAGCTCCTGCCACAGGAATCCTCCACGGCTGCGAACGGGGCTAAG GATCCCGACCAAGCCGCAAGCTACAGCGTGGAGCCAGACCCCCGGTCCAGCCACCTGGCCCTCAGCGGGTCCACCTTTGGTGTCCTTATGAAGCACTTCCCCAAGCTGCTGCCCAAG GTCCTGGTCCAGGGCACCGTCTTTGCCCGCATGGCTCCTGAGCAGAAGACAGAGCTGGTTTGTGAGCTCCAGAAGCTTCA GTACTGCGTGGGCATGTGCGGGGACGGCGCCAATGACTGCGGGGCCCTGAAGGCGGCGGACGTGGGCATCTCGCTCTCCCAGGCCGAGGCCTCCGTGGTCTCGCCCTTCACCTCGAGCATGGCCAGCATTGAGTGTGTGCCCATGGTCATCAG GGAAGGCCGGTGTTCCCTCGACACATCGTTCAGCGTCTTCAAGTACATGGCTCTGTACAGCCTGACCCAGTTCATCTCTGTCCTGATCCTGTACACG CTCAACACCAACCTGGGCGACGTGCAATTCCTGGTCATCGACCTGGTCATCACCACCACGGTGGCAGTGCTCATGAGCCGCACGGGGCCGGCGCCAGTGCTGGGGCAGGTGCGGCCGCCGGGGGCCCTGCTCAGTGTGCCCGTGCTCGGCAGCCTGCTGCTGCAGGTGGCCCTGGTGGCCGGCGTGCAGCTGGGGGGCTACTTCCTGACCGTGGCCCAGCCCTG GTTTGTGCCTCTGAACCAGACCGTGCCCGCGCCAGACAACCTGCCCAACTACGAGAACACGGTGGTCTTCTCGCTGTCCAGCTTCCAGTACCTCATCCTGGCCGCTGCTGTGTCCAAGGGGCCGCCCTTCCGCCGGCCCCTCTACACCAACG TGCCCTTCCTGGTGGCCCTGGCGCTCCTGGGCTCCGTCCTAGTGGGCCTGCTCCTGGTCCCGGGGCTCCTGCAAGGCCCGCTGGCACTGAGGAACGTCGCCGACACCTGCTtcaagctgctgctgctgggcctgGTGGCCTGCAACTTCGTGGGGGCCTTCATGCTAGAG AGCGTGCTGGACCAGTGCCTCCCCGCCTGCCTGCGGCGGTTCCGGCCCAAAAAGGCCTCGAAGAAGCGTTTCAAGCAGCTGGAGCGGGAGCTGGCCGAGCAGCCCTGGCCGCCGCCCGCTGGGCCCGTGAGGTAG
- the ATP13A2 gene encoding cation-transporting ATPase 13A2 isoform X5 produces MSADSSPLVGSTPAGYGTLTLETSADPLSSSVSSVRLSGYCGSPWRVIGYHVVVWMMAGIPLLLFRWKPAWGVRLRLRPCNLACAETLVIEIRDKEDNSWQLYTVQVQTEAISEGSAELPAQVQVEDGRSQAAVGAEPEGAWKDTAQFCRKEEAQRMLRYYLFRGQRYVWIESQQAFCQVSLLDRGRSCKDVHRSCSGLSLQDQAVRKTIYGPNVISVPVKSYPQLLVDEALNPYYGFQAFSVGLWLADRYYSYALCILFISTASICLSLYKTRKQSQTLRDMVQLSARVCVCRPGGEEEWVDSSELVPGDCLVLPQEGGLVPCDAALVAGECMVNESSLTGESVPVLKTALPEGPEPYCSDTHRRHTLFCGTLVLQARAFVGPHVLAVVTRTGFCTAKGGLVSSILHPRPINFKFYKHSMKFVAALSVLALLGTVYSIFILHRNRVPLNEIVIRALDLVTVVVPPALPAAMTVCTLYAQSRLRSQGIFCIHPLRINLGGKLQLVCFDKVLEEGPAADSAFRAQVLAVMKPPLQEPQLQGPEEPLGPVSILRRFPFSSALQRMDVVVAWPGAAQPEAYVKGSPELVASLCSPETVPTDFAQMLQSYTAAGYRVVALASKPLPIAPTLEAIQQLTRDAVEQDLSLLGLLVMKNLLKPQTTPVIQALRRTRIRTVMVTGDNLQTAVTVAQGCGMVGPRERLVIVHATPPERGRPASLELLPQESSTAANGAKDPDQAASYSVEPDPRSSHLALSGSTFGVLMKHFPKLLPKVLVQGTVFARMAPEQKTELVCELQKLQYCVGMCGDGANDCGALKAADVGISLSQAEASVVSPFTSSMASIECVPMVIREGRCSLDTSFSVFKYMALYSLTQFISVLILYTLNTNLGDVQFLVIDLVITTTVAVLMSRTGPAPVLGQVRPPGALLSVPVLGSLLLQVALVAGVQLGGYFLTVAQPWFVPLNQTVPAPDNLPNYENTVVFSLSSFQYLILAAAVSKGPPFRRPLYTNVPFLVALALLGSVLVGLLLVPGLLQGPLALRNVADTCFKLLLLGLVACNFVGAFMLESVLDQCLPACLRRFRPKKASKKRFKQLERELAEQPWPPPAGPVR; encoded by the exons ATGAGCGCAG ACAGCAGCCCCCTCGTGGGCAGCACGCCCGCCGGCTATGGGACCCTGACGCTAGAGACGTCTGCAGATCCCCTCAGCTCCTCAGTTTCATCCGTG AGGCTCAGCGGCTACTGTGGCAGTCCATGGAGGGTCATAGGCTATCACGTCGTGGTCTGGATGATGGCGGGGATCCCTTTGCTGCTGTTCCGGTGGAAGCCGGCGTGGGGGGTGCGGCTGCGGCTGCGGCCCTGCAACCTGGCCTGCGCCGAAACACTCGTCATCGAAATAAGAGACAAAGAG GATAATTCGTGGCAGCTGTACACTGTGCAGGTGCAGACTGAGGCCATCAGTGAGGGCAG CGCGGAGCTGCCCGCCCAGGTCCAGGTGGAGGACGGCCGGAGCCAGGCGGCTGTGGGGGCCGAACCGGAGGGTGCGTGGAAGGACACCGCCCAGTTCtgcaggaaggaagaggca CAGCGGATGCTGCGATATTACCTCTTCCGGGGCCAGCGCTACGTCTGGATTGAGAGCCAGCAAGCCTTCTGCCAAGTCAG CCTGCTAGACCGCGGCCGCAGCTGCAAGGACGTCCACCGCTCCTGCTCTGGCCTCAGCCTCCAGGACCAAGCCGTGAG GAAGACCATCTATGGCCCCAACGTGATCAGCGTGCCAGTCAAGTCCTATCCCCAGCTGCTGGTGGACGAG gcacTGAACCCCTACTATGGGTTCCAGGCCTTCAGCGTCGGGCTGTGGCTGGCCGACCGCTACTACTCCTACGCCTTGTGCATTTTGTTCATCTCCACCGCCTCCATCTGCCTGTCGCTCTACAAGACCAGAAAG CAAAGCCAGACTCTGAGGGACATGGTGCAGCTGTCCGCACGGGTGTGTGTGTGCCGGCCTGGGGGAG AGGAGGAATGGGTGGACTCCAGCGAGCTGGTGCCAGGAGACTGCCTGGTGCTACCCCAGGAAGGCGGCCTGGTGCCCTGTGATGCTGCCCTGGTGGCTGGAGAGTGCATGGTCAACGAGAGCTCTCTGACAG GGGAGAGCGTTCCAGTGCTAAAGACGGCCCTGCCAGAGGGGCCCGAGCCCTACTGCTCCGATACTCACCGGCGGCACACACTCTTCTGTGGGACCCTCGTCCTGCAAGCCCGGGCCTTCGTTGGACCCCACGTGCTGGCAGTGGTGACTCGAACAG GGTTCTGCACAGCCAAAGGGGGCCTGGTGAGCTCCATCTTGCATCCCCGGCCCATCAACTTCAAGTTCTACAAGCACAGCATGAAGTTCGTGGCCGCCCTCTCTGTCCTGG ctctcctcGGCACCGTCTACAGCATCTTCATCCTCCACCGCAACCGG gtgcccctgaatgagATCGTGATCCGCGCCCTGGACCTGGTGACGGTCGTGGTGCCCCCCGCCCTGCCGGCCGCCATGACCGTGTGCACGCTGTATGCGCAGAGCCGGCTCCGGAGTCAGGGCATCTTCTGCATCCACCCGCTGCGCATCAACCTGGGGGGCAAGCTCCAGCTGGTGTGCTTCGACAAG GTCCTGGAGGAGGGGCCGGCAGCGGACTCGGCATTCAGGGCCCAGGTCCTGGCGGTGATGAAACCCCCACTTCAGGAGCCCCAGCTGCAGGGCCCG GAGGAGCCCCTGGGACCCGTCAGCATCCTCAGGCGCTTCCCGTTCTCGTCAGCCCTGCAGCGCATGGACGTGGTAGTGGCGTGGCCAGGGGCCGCGCAGCCGGAGGCCTATGTCAAGGGCTCCCCTGAGCTGGTGGCCAGCCTCTGCAGCCCCGAGACAG TGCCCACCGACTTCGCCCAGATGCTGCAGAGCTATACAGCCGCCGGCTACCGCGTCGTGGCCCTCGCCAGCAAGCCGCTGCCCATTGCGCCCACCCTGGAGGCCATTCAGCAACTGACCAG GGACGCCGTGGAGCAGGACCTGagcctcctggggctgctggtCATGAAGAACCTGTTGAAGCCACAGACCACGCCGGTCATCCAGGCTCTACGGAGGACGCGAATCCGCACCGTCATGGTGACAG GGGACAACCTGCAGACGGCTGTCACCGTGGCCCAGGGCTGCGGCATGGTGGGTCCCCGGGAGCGTCTGGTCATTGTCCACGCCACCCCCCCTGAGCGAGGCCGGCCTGCCTCCCTCGAGCTCCTGCCACAGGAATCCTCCACGGCTGCGAACGGGGCTAAG GATCCCGACCAAGCCGCAAGCTACAGCGTGGAGCCAGACCCCCGGTCCAGCCACCTGGCCCTCAGCGGGTCCACCTTTGGTGTCCTTATGAAGCACTTCCCCAAGCTGCTGCCCAAG GTCCTGGTCCAGGGCACCGTCTTTGCCCGCATGGCTCCTGAGCAGAAGACAGAGCTGGTTTGTGAGCTCCAGAAGCTTCA GTACTGCGTGGGCATGTGCGGGGACGGCGCCAATGACTGCGGGGCCCTGAAGGCGGCGGACGTGGGCATCTCGCTCTCCCAGGCCGAGGCCTCCGTGGTCTCGCCCTTCACCTCGAGCATGGCCAGCATTGAGTGTGTGCCCATGGTCATCAG GGAAGGCCGGTGTTCCCTCGACACATCGTTCAGCGTCTTCAAGTACATGGCTCTGTACAGCCTGACCCAGTTCATCTCTGTCCTGATCCTGTACACG CTCAACACCAACCTGGGCGACGTGCAATTCCTGGTCATCGACCTGGTCATCACCACCACGGTGGCAGTGCTCATGAGCCGCACGGGGCCGGCGCCAGTGCTGGGGCAGGTGCGGCCGCCGGGGGCCCTGCTCAGTGTGCCCGTGCTCGGCAGCCTGCTGCTGCAGGTGGCCCTGGTGGCCGGCGTGCAGCTGGGGGGCTACTTCCTGACCGTGGCCCAGCCCTG GTTTGTGCCTCTGAACCAGACCGTGCCCGCGCCAGACAACCTGCCCAACTACGAGAACACGGTGGTCTTCTCGCTGTCCAGCTTCCAGTACCTCATCCTGGCCGCTGCTGTGTCCAAGGGGCCGCCCTTCCGCCGGCCCCTCTACACCAACG TGCCCTTCCTGGTGGCCCTGGCGCTCCTGGGCTCCGTCCTAGTGGGCCTGCTCCTGGTCCCGGGGCTCCTGCAAGGCCCGCTGGCACTGAGGAACGTCGCCGACACCTGCTtcaagctgctgctgctgggcctgGTGGCCTGCAACTTCGTGGGGGCCTTCATGCTAGAG AGCGTGCTGGACCAGTGCCTCCCCGCCTGCCTGCGGCGGTTCCGGCCCAAAAAGGCCTCGAAGAAGCGTTTCAAGCAGCTGGAGCGGGAGCTGGCCGAGCAGCCCTGGCCGCCGCCCGCTGGGCCCGTGAGGTAG